Sequence from the Fictibacillus arsenicus genome:
GCGGTAAGGCAACGGACTTTGACTCCGTCATGCGTTGGTTCGAATCCAGCTAGCCCAGCCAAAAAAAATAAACACTCTTAAGATTTTAAGAGTGCATTAATCAGGACACATGACTTGAAATGTGTTCTTTTTCTTTTTTATGGCATAATTTTTTCATATCGCCAGGGCTGTATCCGGCAATCAGCTGTTCTCCATCAGTTACGAGCGGACGTTTAAGCAGCTTTGGGTTCTTTGTTAACAGTTCTAGCAATTCGTTTGTAGATAGATCATAAATATCAACATCAAGCGATTTAAAGGACTGGCTTCTTTTAGCCAGAATATCTTCAGTCCCCGCTTTAGTCAGTTTTAATAATTCTCTGAGCTCTTCTACTGAAGGGGTTTCTTTAAATAAATGTCTTTCTTCAAATGATACTTTATTTTGTTTAAGCCACATTTTCGCTTTCCGGCATGAAGTGCAGCTTGGATATGTGTAAAACGTAATTGAATTCATATGACTTCACTCCTTTTGGTTTACATTACCTTTAAAAGAGGCATAATAAACCAAAATTAACCTACTTTGAGTAATTATATTTGAATTGTCTTTTTATCCGCTTACAATTGTCATTTACAAGAGAGTGGAAACTCATATATAATACTAAAGGATACAAGTATTGGCGAAAAAAGGAGGGATACATATGTCAAGAATGTATAAGGTTTTGGGCTTTTGGACAGGGATCATTGGTGTCATGGCTTATCTTGGCGATATGCAGGACATGGCGTTATTGTTCTTAGGACAAACGATTATGTTCGTTTCATTAGGTTATTTGAACTTATCTGAACGTATGTATATTTATATCTTTGGTGCTTATTTAACAGTTTTCTTTGTCGGATTTACATACTGGTCAACATTTATGATGACTCCTGGAGCTGGTGGAGGCCATTAATAGTAAAAAAGTTCATATCAGCTTATGAAAAATGGACCGTTATAAAACGGTCCGTTTTTTTTGTTGCTTTATAACTTGAAAGCCATTAGCAAGCGTACTATCCAAAAGGAATGACCTGATCGCCCTGTTCCTTTTATGACCAGCAGAGAAAGGATCTGTACTCCCTGCATTGTTTAAATGTGATAACAAACCCTCTTTCAATAGGAATTCACCTTGCATGCAAAAATGTATGGTTTCAATACCTTTTCCTTTAGCAGCATTTTCAACTTGATCCCAATCTACATGATAAGTTATATCCATTTTTCCAGGATAAGTTAGAGGGTTATTTTCTATTTTATGCTTATGATATCCGCGAATACTGCCTTCTTTTAAAGCTTCTCTATTCCATTCTTCTCCTCGATAGCCGTAATCAACAAAGAAATAGACACTTTTCTCGCCAGTCCATTCATATAGATCATTCAGCCAGTTCATCATCTGAAATGACACTTCAAGCTCAAAATCACTTCTCCTTGATGCAAAACGTTTATCTAAAGATAAAGATTGATCAGATGCTTTTATATATTTAAAACAAAACTCATCTGTATCTTCATCAAAAACAATCACTTTCTCAAACCAGTTATTTTTTTGTTTTTGAAAAATTCGTAATGGAAAAGCATCTAATACTTCATTTGCAAAAATAATTCCTTTAAAATCCGGATAAGATTCTTTTAGTTCCTCAAATGAACAAAAAATGGTCACAGAAGAACCTGTTAATTCATTTTGTAGAAGCTGACGGTGATAAGGACTTTTTTCAACAATGGTATAAGATATTTGTTTCCCAATACCGTTATCTTTCCAGCGGGATAAAACTTGTTTCGCGAATCGGCCTGTTCCTGCTCCAAATTCCACAATGATAGGATCTAATTTGTGTTCATGAATGGTTTTTGCAAAAACATCAGCCCAAATTTTTCCGAATACATCTGATACTGAACTGGACGTATAAAAATCACCGTTTTTTCCAATCTTCTTCTGTTCGCTCATGTAATATCCGAAGTCTGGATGATAGAGAGCCAATTCCATAAATTGTTCCATCGTTATCCAGTGTTTCTGCTCCAAATATCTTCTTATATCATCTTTCAGACCCAACTTTAAAAACCGCCCAAGAAAGGATTTGAATCCATTTCCATTCCTATTGTCGTCTCAGGACCATGACCAGATAGTACAACAGTTTCTTCAGGCAACTGCAATAATTTCTCATGAATACTCTTTAGCAATGTATCCTGGCTGCCTCCGTAAAGATCGGTTCTCCCAATACTTCCAGCAAACAGTGCATCCCCGGAAAATACAGCTGCTGCACCCTTCAAATAATATGAAACACTTCCCGGTGAATGTCCAGGAGTAGACAGTACCTCAAAAGAAAATGAGCCAATCTTTAAGCTTTTGTCATTATCCGTTAATACGTGACTCGCAGGCTTAGCTGTGATATTTTGTCCAAAATGCATTGACCCGTTCTTTTTTGTATTTGTCAGCCAATCTTGTTCTTTTTTATGAATATATAGTGGCAGCTGATATTTTTCCCGAACTGAATCTACTGCACCTATGTGATCGAAGTGAGCATGTGTCAGTAAAACAGCCAGCGGTTTTAACTTTAGAGATTCTATATTTTGAATAATTTTTGTACCTTCACTGCCCGGGTCTATAATGATCGCTTCATTATTTGAATCATAAAGAATATATGTATTTTCTTGAACAGGTCCTACAGTAATTTTCTTCCATCTCATGTTTTATGCCTCCAGTTCCAATTGCAAGTTCTTTCTTTCTATCTTACACTAAAACAGTCATATATACGGAGGAAATGCATGAAAGTCTACTATGGTTTTGAAAACAATTTAGAAGGTTTTGCTTTTTTGGACCGGGATGATGACTTTATCATTACAGATCATTGTATAGCTGATTCACATGAAGCGATTCCTTTACTTTTAATACGACCCTATAAAACTTCTCTTCTTTTTGAGGATTATGGATTCTTTTCTGAAAGTGGGAAATGTTATTTATATCTTGATATGATTTGTGCATTTTCTGTTAAGGAAGGAGATCAGAATCAAATAGATATGTTCCTCATACAAGCAGAAGAAGAATTAATTGCCGTTGAAAAAGAAGATGAGGCCATTTATTTTTTCAGTGAACATAATAAACCCCTTATTTTGAAATGGGCAGCATCCTATCAGGTTATGACTGAATTCATTTTGTTATAAATGTTCACTCGACAAACAGGGATAAAACAAGTAAAATAATACAAGGTTGTACCTGTGTGAAAGCGTTATACATAGGATTGGTATTACTCCAAAGCAAGGGGGCACAGAATAATGGGATTAGCCATTATATTCGGCTTAGTAGCTATTCTAGCTGCATTGGGACTATTACGTTCGTTAAAAATTAAAAACTTAATGGCAGCAGGCTTCGCGTTCTTAACGTTTGCTGTATTTGGCTGGTTTACAGTCATGACTGTACTTGACGTATTAGTTGGCAGCGGCGGTTCAACAGGCCATTAAAATCCGAAAAACCATCAGAATTATTATTCTGATGGTTTTTCTATATAAACTTACATATACAAACTGGCAACCAATATACCCCGTGTGTCTTCATAAATTTTATCGAACTGTCCTAATGGCAATGGGTTAA
This genomic interval carries:
- a CDS encoding Spx/MgsR family RNA polymerase-binding regulatory protein; the encoded protein is MNSITFYTYPSCTSCRKAKMWLKQNKVSFEERHLFKETPSVEELRELLKLTKAGTEDILAKRSQSFKSLDVDIYDLSTNELLELLTKNPKLLKRPLVTDGEQLIAGYSPGDMKKLCHKKEKEHISSHVS
- a CDS encoding DUF2626 domain-containing protein, whose protein sequence is MSRMYKVLGFWTGIIGVMAYLGDMQDMALLFLGQTIMFVSLGYLNLSERMYIYIFGAYLTVFFVGFTYWSTFMMTPGAGGGH
- a CDS encoding class I SAM-dependent methyltransferase is translated as MGLKDDIRRYLEQKHWITMEQFMELALYHPDFGYYMSEQKKIGKNGDFYTSSSVSDVFGKIWADVFAKTIHEHKLDPIIVEFGAGTGRFAKQVLSRWKDNGIGKQISYTIVEKSPYHRQLLQNELTGSSVTIFCSFEELKESYPDFKGIIFANEVLDAFPLRIFQKQKNNWFEKVIVFDEDTDEFCFKYIKASDQSLSLDKRFASRRSDFELEVSFQMMNWLNDLYEWTGEKSVYFFVDYGYRGEEWNREALKEGSIRGYHKHKIENNPLTYPGKMDITYHVDWDQVENAAKGKGIETIHFCMQGEFLLKEGLLSHLNNAGSTDPFSAGHKRNRAIRSFLLDSTLANGFQVIKQQKKRTVL
- a CDS encoding MBL fold metallo-hydrolase translates to MRWKKITVGPVQENTYILYDSNNEAIIIDPGSEGTKIIQNIESLKLKPLAVLLTHAHFDHIGAVDSVREKYQLPLYIHKKEQDWLTNTKKNGSMHFGQNITAKPASHVLTDNDKSLKIGSFSFEVLSTPGHSPGSVSYYLKGAAAVFSGDALFAGSIGRTDLYGGSQDTLLKSIHEKLLQLPEETVVLSGHGPETTIGMEMDSNPFLGGF
- a CDS encoding DUF2759 domain-containing protein — protein: MGLAIIFGLVAILAALGLLRSLKIKNLMAAGFAFLTFAVFGWFTVMTVLDVLVGSGGSTGH